From the genome of Vicia villosa cultivar HV-30 ecotype Madison, WI linkage group LG2, Vvil1.0, whole genome shotgun sequence, one region includes:
- the LOC131649377 gene encoding aquaporin SIP2-1-like yields the protein MSFSHSYLAEIVKFSFFIANMFFYAFLSKLFHGGANNPLATLVDAISGDFHNFLFCIGSRIPAQVFNLNSVGTNLMSKFSTAGTSQVDENTPFLNGEHHCAAPNFGRPERDARSPE from the exons ATGAGCTTTTCTCATTCCTATCTTGCTGAGATTGTGAAGTTTTCTTTTTTCATAGCCAACATGTTCTTTTATGCTTTTCTTTCTAAGCTTTTTCATGGTGGTGCCAACAATCCTCTTGCTACTTTGGTTGATGCTATTTCTGGAGACTTTCATAACTTCCTTTTCTGCATTGGTTCTAGAATTCCTGCCCAG GTCTTCAATCTCAATTCTGTTGGGACAAATCTCATGTCTAAATTCTCCACTGCTGGCACGTCTCAAGTTGATGAAAATACACCTTTTCTGAATGGTGAACATCACTGTGCTGCACCAAATTTTGGTAGGCCGGAAAGGGATGCAAGATCGCCagaatga